A genomic stretch from Enterobacter dykesii includes:
- the tssL gene encoding type VI secretion system protein TssL, short form: protein MSEHKHGAVVSVDIDALLQDTWLQVISLRHGPQFQEGEGRILWERCIADVERVQRELKASELDEASCKHILTAQFALLDEAVKGRGVEDDACVQWYDIPLQGYFLGTMDAGDTLCDRMRDVLREPAPDNAVLTCFQRVMMLGFLGGYRALNDPERQRLVSALSEHVAPFSYPQTHPVLAESRAGWEMGGWLASWPARIGISVIVLAALWWGLDRWLDQMLLTLLPGAIK from the coding sequence ATGAGTGAACATAAACACGGCGCTGTCGTGTCTGTTGATATTGACGCACTGCTGCAGGATACCTGGCTTCAGGTCATCAGCCTTCGCCATGGCCCGCAGTTTCAGGAAGGCGAAGGTCGGATCTTGTGGGAACGCTGTATTGCTGATGTGGAGCGCGTTCAGCGTGAGCTGAAAGCGAGTGAACTTGATGAAGCCAGCTGTAAGCATATCCTCACTGCACAATTTGCATTGCTTGATGAGGCAGTCAAAGGGCGCGGTGTAGAGGATGATGCCTGTGTGCAATGGTATGACATTCCTTTGCAGGGATACTTCCTTGGCACGATGGACGCCGGTGACACTTTGTGTGACAGGATGCGCGATGTGCTGCGCGAACCTGCACCAGACAATGCCGTACTGACCTGCTTCCAGCGGGTAATGATGCTTGGATTCCTGGGGGGCTATCGCGCGCTGAACGATCCTGAACGCCAGAGGCTGGTCAGCGCGCTCAGTGAACATGTCGCGCCGTTCAGCTATCCGCAGACCCACCCTGTTCTGGCAGAAAGCCGTGCCGGGTGGGAAATGGGTGGATGGCTCGCATCATGGCCTGCACGTATTGGAATAAGCGTGATTGTTCTTGCCGCGCTCTGGTGGGGACTGGATCGTTGGCTCGATCAGATGCTGCTGACCTTGCTGCCGGGAGCCATAA
- the tssK gene encoding type VI secretion system baseplate subunit TssK — protein MKTEQPLWGRGVMVAPQHFQQQVAYAAWSAECIARLGLSCPWGVINATFEPDALRLGRLQARHMHVRFQDGTLIDTDNADSLPPVLSLESEPREVTVVLALPLLRANGGNCLKPDEVAERPVRYRQCWRDVRNTFGEDTRQIAVIQPELTLRFAHQNNSDYLTCPVARLQQDSQGMWLLDETFLPPLLTLQGSHWLVTQLEQLMTQLRARLCRLMAMRRESNERMADFAVADVSLFWLLNALNSAEPVLGQFQRYPQSPPERLYPELARLAGSLLTFSLEHQVSAIPVWQHGQLNNVFPPLFDLLGDLLEASLPSRVVALALDYDPRLHFWQARLHDPRLREGADYYLSVRSPIPVAQLQEQFPRQCKVGSPDHVRGIVNSSRVGVPLMPLRHVPAAIPLRLENQYFSLDLSHPLATEMLQSGTCMFYVPGMLGEPELELFAVLRT, from the coding sequence ATGAAAACGGAACAACCGTTATGGGGGAGGGGCGTCATGGTCGCTCCCCAGCATTTTCAGCAACAGGTCGCGTATGCGGCCTGGTCTGCCGAGTGTATTGCCCGGCTGGGCCTTTCCTGCCCGTGGGGGGTGATCAATGCCACCTTCGAGCCTGACGCTCTCAGGCTTGGACGTCTGCAGGCCCGTCATATGCATGTCCGTTTTCAGGACGGTACGCTGATTGATACTGACAATGCTGATTCGCTGCCACCGGTACTGTCGCTTGAAAGTGAACCGCGGGAGGTGACGGTGGTGCTGGCGCTCCCGCTACTGCGGGCGAACGGCGGCAACTGCCTGAAACCCGATGAAGTGGCCGAGCGTCCGGTGCGATATCGTCAGTGCTGGCGGGATGTACGCAATACCTTTGGGGAAGACACTCGGCAGATTGCCGTGATTCAACCGGAACTGACGCTGCGTTTTGCCCATCAGAACAACAGCGATTATCTGACTTGTCCGGTCGCCCGCCTGCAGCAGGACTCTCAGGGGATGTGGTTACTGGATGAGACGTTTCTCCCTCCGCTGTTGACCCTCCAGGGCAGCCATTGGCTGGTAACTCAGCTGGAACAGCTGATGACCCAACTGCGGGCCCGACTGTGCCGTCTGATGGCAATGCGGCGTGAAAGCAATGAGCGTATGGCAGACTTCGCCGTGGCTGATGTATCACTGTTCTGGCTGCTAAATGCGCTGAACAGCGCCGAGCCCGTGCTCGGACAGTTTCAGCGATACCCGCAAAGCCCACCGGAGCGTCTGTACCCGGAGCTGGCCCGCCTGGCGGGCAGCCTGCTGACCTTCTCGCTTGAGCATCAGGTGAGTGCTATTCCGGTCTGGCAACATGGGCAACTGAATAATGTCTTCCCGCCGCTGTTTGATTTACTGGGCGATCTGCTTGAAGCCAGTCTGCCGTCCCGCGTGGTTGCACTGGCACTCGACTATGACCCACGGCTGCACTTCTGGCAGGCTCGACTGCATGACCCGCGTCTGCGCGAAGGGGCTGATTACTATCTTTCTGTGCGCTCGCCGATCCCAGTAGCGCAACTGCAGGAACAGTTCCCGCGTCAGTGTAAGGTGGGCAGTCCTGACCATGTGCGGGGGATCGTCAACTCTTCCCGCGTGGGCGTACCATTGATGCCATTGCGCCATGTACCAGCCGCCATTCCGCTGCGCCTGGAAAATCAGTATTTCAGTCTCGATCTCTCCCATCCTCTGGCGACTGAGATGCTCCAGAGTGGGACGTGTATGTTTTACGTCCCGGGGATGCTCGGAGAGCCTGAACTTGAACTCTTTGCGGTATTGAGAACATGA
- the tssC gene encoding type VI secretion system contractile sheath large subunit gives MLMSVQNNIAGTESVVLERPAAGGVYASLFEKINLNPVSELSALDIWQDAQAMSDATADERLTAGMQVFLECLTKAGAKVEKLDKSLIDHHIAELDYQISRQLDAVMHHDEFQAVESLWRGVKSLIDKTDFRQNVKIELLSMSKEELRQDFEDSPEVIQSGLYKHTYIDEYDTPGGEPIAALISAYEFDASAQDVALLRNISKVSAAAHMPFIGSAGPKFFLKESMEDVAAIKDIGNYFDRAEYIKWKSFRDTDDARYIGLVMPRVLGRLPYGPDTVPVRSFNYVEEVKGPDHDKYLWTNASFAFASNMVRSFINNGWCVQIRGPQAGGAVQDLPIHLYDLGTGNQVKIPSEVMIPETREFEFANLGFIPLSYYKNRDYACFFSANSTQKPALYDTADATANSRINARLPYIFLLSRIAHYLKLIQRENIGTTKDRRLLELELNTWVRSLVTEMTDPGDELQASHPLRDAKVVVEDIEDNPGFFRVKLYAIPHFQVEGMDVNLSLVSQMPKAKS, from the coding sequence ATGCTCATGTCTGTACAAAATAATATTGCCGGTACTGAAAGCGTGGTGCTGGAACGTCCTGCTGCGGGTGGGGTTTACGCCTCCCTGTTTGAGAAAATCAATCTGAACCCTGTCTCTGAGCTGAGCGCGCTGGATATCTGGCAAGATGCGCAGGCGATGTCGGATGCGACCGCTGACGAGCGTCTGACCGCAGGTATGCAGGTCTTTCTGGAATGCCTGACCAAGGCAGGCGCGAAGGTCGAAAAACTGGATAAAAGCCTGATCGATCACCATATCGCTGAGCTCGACTACCAGATAAGCCGCCAACTGGACGCCGTTATGCACCATGACGAGTTTCAGGCGGTTGAGAGCCTGTGGCGCGGAGTGAAGTCGCTGATTGATAAAACAGATTTTCGCCAGAACGTGAAAATTGAGCTTCTGAGCATGTCTAAAGAAGAGCTGCGCCAGGACTTTGAAGACAGCCCGGAAGTCATCCAGAGTGGTTTGTATAAACACACCTACATTGATGAATATGATACCCCAGGCGGCGAGCCGATTGCGGCGCTGATTTCCGCTTATGAGTTCGATGCTTCAGCGCAGGATGTCGCTCTGCTGCGCAACATCTCAAAAGTATCTGCGGCTGCACATATGCCATTTATCGGTTCAGCAGGCCCGAAATTCTTCCTCAAGGAGTCAATGGAAGACGTTGCTGCGATTAAAGATATTGGTAACTATTTTGACCGCGCAGAGTACATCAAGTGGAAATCGTTCCGCGATACGGACGACGCCCGCTACATCGGCCTGGTCATGCCGCGCGTACTGGGACGTTTACCGTATGGCCCGGACACCGTTCCGGTTCGCAGCTTCAACTATGTCGAAGAAGTCAAAGGTCCGGATCACGACAAATACCTGTGGACCAATGCATCGTTTGCCTTTGCGTCCAACATGGTGCGCAGCTTTATCAATAATGGCTGGTGCGTACAAATCCGTGGCCCGCAGGCTGGCGGTGCGGTTCAGGACCTGCCTATCCATCTGTACGATCTCGGTACCGGCAATCAGGTAAAAATCCCGAGCGAAGTGATGATCCCTGAAACCCGCGAATTCGAATTCGCGAATCTGGGCTTCATTCCTTTGTCATACTACAAAAACCGCGACTACGCGTGCTTCTTCTCAGCCAACTCCACTCAGAAACCGGCGCTGTATGACACCGCTGATGCGACGGCGAACAGCCGCATCAACGCCCGTCTTCCGTACATCTTCCTGCTGTCGCGTATCGCCCACTACCTGAAGCTGATTCAGCGCGAAAACATTGGTACCACTAAGGATCGCCGACTGCTGGAACTGGAGCTGAATACGTGGGTCCGCAGTCTGGTGACCGAAATGACCGATCCGGGCGATGAACTTCAGGCGTCTCATCCACTGCGTGATGCAAAAGTGGTGGTGGAAGATATTGAAGATAACCCGGGATTCTTCCGCGTGAAATTGTATGCGATTCCGCACTTCCAGGTGGAAGGCATGGACGTCAACCTGTCGCTGGTTTCCCAGATGCCGAAAGCAAAATCGTAA
- the tssB gene encoding type VI secretion system contractile sheath small subunit: MADSFQNEVPKARINLKLDLHTGGASKKMELPLKLLVAGDFSNGQESAQISEREKVNITKNNFDSVLSEYSPKLNLTVKNTLSDDGGEENVQLTFQSMKDFTPEQVAAQIPQLKAMLAMRNLLRDLKANLLDNQTFRKELEKILLDQSLSAELRNELSALASRK; the protein is encoded by the coding sequence ATGGCTGACAGTTTTCAGAATGAGGTGCCTAAGGCACGTATTAACCTGAAGCTTGATCTGCATACAGGCGGGGCAAGCAAGAAAATGGAATTACCGCTGAAATTACTGGTTGCGGGTGATTTCAGCAATGGGCAAGAGTCTGCTCAAATATCTGAGCGTGAGAAAGTTAACATCACGAAAAATAATTTCGACAGTGTTCTTTCTGAATACTCCCCAAAACTTAATCTAACCGTTAAAAATACGCTCTCTGATGATGGTGGTGAGGAAAATGTTCAGCTGACTTTCCAGAGTATGAAAGATTTTACGCCAGAGCAGGTGGCCGCTCAGATACCGCAGCTGAAGGCGATGCTGGCGATGCGCAATTTGCTCCGCGATCTGAAGGCCAATTTGCTGGATAACCAGACTTTCCGAAAAGAGCTGGAAAAAATCCTTCTGGACCAGTCCCTTAGTGCTGAACTGCGAAATGAACTATCCGCACTTGCATCAAGAAAATAG
- the lpxP gene encoding kdo(2)-lipid IV(A) palmitoleoyltransferase, with the protein MLSQSKFQRAFLHPRYWFTWFGLGVLWLLVQLPYPVLRLLGSKLGSASRGFLKRRESIARKNIELCFPQYNAEEREKLIAENFKSIGMALLETGMAWFWPDERVRKWFDVEGLDNLKRAQMQKRGVMVVGVHFMSLELGGRVMGLCQPMMATYRPHNSALMEWVQTRGRMRSNKAMISRNNLRGMVGALKKGEAVWFAPDQDYGRKGSSFAPFFAVKDVATTNGTFVISRLSGASMLTVTMVRKADKSGYRLHISPEMANYPENECEAAAFINKVIETEIMRAPEQYLWMHRRFKTRPLGEASLYI; encoded by the coding sequence ATTTTGTCTCAATCCAAATTTCAACGCGCGTTTTTACACCCGCGTTACTGGTTTACATGGTTTGGCCTTGGCGTACTCTGGCTGCTGGTTCAACTTCCCTACCCTGTCCTGCGCTTGCTGGGGTCGAAACTGGGCAGCGCTTCCCGCGGTTTCCTGAAACGTCGCGAATCCATCGCGCGTAAAAATATTGAGCTTTGTTTTCCGCAGTACAATGCCGAAGAGCGCGAAAAACTCATCGCTGAAAACTTCAAGTCTATCGGCATGGCGCTGCTTGAAACCGGCATGGCCTGGTTCTGGCCTGATGAGCGTGTCCGCAAGTGGTTTGACGTGGAAGGACTGGATAATCTGAAACGCGCGCAGATGCAAAAACGCGGCGTGATGGTCGTCGGCGTTCACTTTATGTCGCTGGAGCTGGGAGGCCGCGTGATGGGGCTTTGTCAGCCAATGATGGCAACTTACAGACCGCACAACAGTGCTCTGATGGAGTGGGTGCAGACGCGAGGCCGCATGCGTTCCAATAAGGCGATGATCAGCCGTAATAACCTGCGCGGTATGGTCGGAGCTCTCAAGAAAGGAGAGGCTGTCTGGTTTGCACCCGATCAGGATTATGGACGTAAAGGCAGCAGCTTTGCGCCTTTCTTTGCGGTTAAAGATGTTGCGACGACTAACGGCACCTTTGTCATTTCTCGTTTGTCAGGTGCCTCCATGCTGACCGTAACGATGGTGAGAAAAGCAGATAAATCAGGCTATCGTCTGCACATCTCTCCTGAAATGGCTAACTATCCGGAAAACGAGTGCGAAGCCGCGGCGTTTATTAATAAAGTCATCGAAACTGAAATCATGCGTGCGCCAGAGCAGTATCTGTGGATGCATCGTCGTTTTAAAACCCGCCCTCTTGGCGAAGCCTCGCTCTATATTTAA
- the ypdK gene encoding membrane protein YpdK produces MSVIVLVWAGTFALMI; encoded by the coding sequence ATGTCGGTGATTGTTTTAGTCTGGGCCGGAACCTTTGCCCTGATGATCTAG
- the alaC gene encoding alanine transaminase — MAEFSPERRFTRIDRLPPYVFNITAELKMAARRRGEDIIDFSMGNPDGPTPPHIVEKLCTVAQRPDTHGYSTSRGIPRLRRAISRWYQDRYQVDIDPESEAIVTIGSKEGLAHLMLATLDHGDTVLVPNPSYPIHIYGAVIAGAQVRSVPLVEGVDFFNELERAIRESYPKPKMMILGFPSNPTAQCVELDFFEKVVALAKRYDVLVVHDLAYADIVYDGWKAPSIMQVPGARDVAVEFFTLSKSYNMAGWRIGFMVGNKTLVSALARIKSYHDYGTFTPLQVAAIAALEGDQQCVHEIAAQYKRRRDVLVKGLHEAGWMVEMPKASMYVWAKIPEPYAAMGSLEFAKKLLQDAKVCVSPGIGFGDYGDTHVRFALIENSDRIRQAVRGIKSMFRADGLLTSKSAAEHPASS; from the coding sequence ATGGCTGAATTCAGTCCTGAACGCCGTTTTACGCGTATCGATCGTCTCCCCCCTTATGTTTTCAATATCACTGCTGAACTGAAAATGGCTGCGCGTCGGCGCGGCGAAGATATTATCGATTTCAGCATGGGTAACCCTGACGGCCCAACGCCACCGCATATCGTTGAGAAGCTCTGCACGGTTGCCCAGCGCCCGGATACGCACGGCTACTCAACCTCTCGCGGTATTCCCAGGTTACGTCGCGCGATCTCGCGCTGGTATCAGGATCGCTATCAGGTTGATATCGATCCGGAAAGTGAAGCGATAGTCACCATCGGCTCGAAAGAGGGGCTGGCACACCTGATGCTGGCCACGCTGGATCATGGTGACACGGTGCTGGTGCCTAATCCAAGCTACCCGATTCACATCTACGGCGCGGTGATTGCCGGGGCGCAGGTCCGTTCTGTGCCGCTGGTGGAAGGTGTCGATTTCTTTAACGAACTGGAACGTGCGATTCGCGAAAGCTATCCGAAACCTAAGATGATGATCCTCGGTTTCCCGTCGAACCCAACGGCGCAGTGCGTGGAACTCGATTTCTTCGAGAAAGTAGTAGCCCTGGCCAAGCGTTATGACGTGCTGGTGGTTCACGATTTAGCCTATGCTGATATCGTCTATGACGGCTGGAAAGCCCCGTCGATCATGCAGGTCCCGGGCGCGCGTGATGTGGCGGTAGAGTTCTTCACCCTTTCGAAAAGCTACAACATGGCGGGCTGGCGTATTGGCTTTATGGTGGGTAACAAAACGCTGGTGAGTGCCCTGGCGCGCATTAAGAGTTATCACGACTACGGTACCTTCACGCCGCTGCAGGTCGCGGCTATCGCTGCCCTGGAAGGCGACCAGCAATGCGTTCATGAGATTGCCGCCCAGTATAAGCGCCGCCGCGACGTGCTGGTAAAAGGGTTGCATGAAGCGGGCTGGATGGTGGAAATGCCGAAGGCGTCTATGTACGTCTGGGCGAAGATTCCGGAGCCCTATGCGGCGATGGGATCGCTGGAGTTTGCCAAAAAGCTGCTGCAGGATGCGAAGGTGTGCGTATCACCGGGCATTGGCTTTGGTGATTATGGCGATACCCATGTGCGTTTTGCCCTGATTGAAAACAGCGATCGTATTCGTCAGGCGGTGAGGGGCATCAAGAGTATGTTCCGGGCCGACGGTCTTCTGACTTCAAAGAGCGCCGCTGAACATCCCGCATCGTCATGA
- a CDS encoding sensor histidine kinase: MHEIFNMLLAVFDRAALMLICLFFLIRIRLFRELLHKSAHSPKELLAVTAIFSLFALFSTWSGVPVEGSLVNVRIIAVMSGGILFGPWVGVITGLIAGTHRYLIDIGGVTAVPCFITSIIAGVLSGWISRKIPKKQRWRAGIVAGMVCETLTMILVVVWAPTTALGLDIVSKIGIPMILGSVCIGFIVLLVQSVEGEKEASAARQAKLALDIANKTLPLFRHVNAESLRQVCEIIRHDIHADAVAITNIDHVLAYVGVGEHNYRDNDDTISPTTRQAINYGKIIIKNNDEAHRTPEIHSMLVIPLWEKGVVTGTLKIYYCHAHQITSTLQEMAIGLSQIISTQLEVSRAEQLREMANKAELRALQSKINPHFLFNALNAISSSIRLNPDTARQLIFNLSRYLRYNIELKDDEQIDIKKELYQIKDYIAIEQARFGDKLTVIYDIDEEVNCVIPSLLIQPLVENAIVHGIQPCKGKGVVTISVTESGNRVRIAVRDTGHGIDPKVIERVESNEMPGNKIGLLNVHHRVKLLYGDGLHIQRLEPGTEIAFYVPNERSRAHTTTSLLPQVE; this comes from the coding sequence GTGCACGAAATATTCAATATGCTGCTGGCGGTTTTTGACCGTGCGGCATTAATGCTGATTTGCCTGTTCTTCCTCATTCGCATTCGCCTGTTTCGCGAGCTGTTGCACAAATCAGCCCACTCGCCAAAAGAGCTGCTGGCCGTTACCGCCATCTTTTCGCTGTTCGCCCTGTTCAGCACCTGGTCCGGCGTGCCGGTAGAGGGTTCGCTGGTAAACGTGCGCATTATCGCCGTCATGTCCGGCGGCATTTTGTTTGGTCCTTGGGTCGGCGTTATCACCGGCCTGATTGCCGGGACGCACCGCTACCTGATTGATATCGGTGGCGTAACGGCGGTGCCGTGCTTTATCACCAGCATTATCGCCGGAGTGCTTTCCGGCTGGATCAGCCGCAAAATCCCGAAAAAACAGCGCTGGCGCGCCGGGATCGTCGCAGGCATGGTGTGCGAAACGCTGACCATGATCCTGGTCGTCGTCTGGGCCCCCACCACCGCGCTGGGGCTGGATATCGTCTCGAAAATCGGTATTCCGATGATCCTGGGCAGCGTATGCATCGGTTTTATCGTGCTGCTGGTGCAAAGCGTTGAAGGGGAAAAAGAGGCCAGTGCCGCCCGTCAGGCCAAGCTGGCGCTGGATATCGCCAACAAAACGCTGCCGCTCTTCCGCCACGTTAACGCGGAATCGTTGCGTCAGGTCTGCGAGATCATTCGCCACGACATCCACGCTGACGCCGTCGCCATCACCAATATTGATCACGTGCTGGCCTACGTTGGGGTCGGGGAGCACAACTATCGCGACAATGATGACACCATAAGCCCGACCACCAGACAGGCGATTAACTACGGTAAAATCATTATTAAAAACAATGATGAAGCCCACCGAACGCCGGAAATCCACTCCATGCTGGTCATCCCGCTGTGGGAGAAAGGCGTCGTGACGGGCACGCTGAAAATTTATTATTGCCACGCGCATCAGATCACCTCAACGCTGCAGGAGATGGCCATCGGCCTGTCGCAGATTATCTCCACCCAGCTTGAGGTTTCGCGGGCGGAACAGCTGCGCGAGATGGCAAATAAGGCAGAACTGCGCGCGCTGCAGAGTAAAATCAATCCCCATTTCCTGTTTAACGCGCTGAACGCTATCTCCTCGTCCATTCGCCTTAATCCGGACACCGCGCGCCAGCTGATTTTTAACCTGTCGCGCTATCTGCGCTACAACATCGAGCTGAAAGATGACGAGCAGATCGACATCAAAAAAGAGCTTTATCAGATCAAGGACTACATCGCGATTGAGCAGGCCCGCTTTGGCGACAAGCTCACGGTCATTTACGATATTGATGAAGAGGTCAACTGCGTGATCCCGAGCCTGCTTATCCAGCCGCTGGTTGAAAACGCGATTGTTCACGGTATTCAGCCCTGTAAAGGCAAAGGCGTCGTCACCATCAGCGTCACCGAAAGCGGCAACCGGGTGCGGATTGCCGTGCGCGATACCGGCCACGGGATTGATCCAAAAGTCATTGAGCGCGTGGAGTCTAACGAGATGCCGGGAAATAAAATCGGCCTGCTAAACGTGCACCACCGGGTCAAGCTGCTTTATGGCGACGGGCTGCATATTCAACGTCTTGAACCGGGCACAGAAATTGCTTTTTACGTCCCGAATGAGCGCTCGCGCGCGCATACAACGACATCACTGTTGCCCCAGGTGGAGTGA
- a CDS encoding LytR/AlgR family response regulator transcription factor, whose product MKVIIVEDEFLAQQELTWLIKTHSQMEIVGTFDDGLDVLKFLQHNRVDAIFLDINIPSLDGVLLAQNINQFAHKPFIVFVTAWKEHAVEAFELEAFDYILKPYQESRIVSMLQKLEAAWQQQIAPASPTVRENDTINLVKDERIIVTPVNDIYYAEAHEKMTFVYTRRESYVMAMNITEFCSKLPASHFFRCHRSFCVNLNKIREIEPWFNNTYILRLKDLDFQVPVSRSKVKEFRQLMHL is encoded by the coding sequence ATGAAAGTTATCATCGTAGAAGATGAATTCCTGGCTCAGCAGGAGCTCACCTGGCTTATCAAAACCCACAGCCAGATGGAGATTGTGGGCACGTTTGATGATGGTCTGGACGTGCTGAAATTTTTGCAGCATAACCGGGTTGACGCCATTTTCCTGGATATCAATATCCCGTCGCTGGATGGCGTATTGCTGGCGCAAAACATCAATCAGTTTGCCCATAAGCCGTTTATTGTGTTCGTTACCGCCTGGAAAGAGCACGCCGTAGAGGCCTTCGAGCTTGAGGCGTTTGACTATATTCTTAAGCCTTATCAGGAGTCGCGGATTGTCAGCATGCTGCAAAAGCTGGAGGCCGCCTGGCAGCAGCAAATCGCTCCCGCCAGCCCGACGGTACGCGAAAACGACACCATAAATCTGGTTAAAGACGAGCGCATCATCGTGACCCCGGTCAACGATATCTATTACGCCGAAGCGCACGAAAAAATGACGTTTGTCTATACGCGGCGGGAATCTTACGTGATGGCGATGAATATCACCGAGTTTTGCAGCAAGCTGCCTGCGTCGCACTTTTTCCGCTGCCACCGCTCGTTCTGCGTCAATTTAAACAAGATCCGCGAGATCGAACCGTGGTTTAACAACACCTACATTTTGCGTCTGAAGGATCTGGATTTTCAGGTGCCGGTAAGCCGCAGCAAGGTGAAAGAGTTTCGTCAGCTGATGCACCTGTAA
- the glk gene encoding glucokinase, producing the protein MTKYALVGDVGGTNARLALCDVNSGEISRAKTYSGLDYPSLEAVVRVYLEEHQVSVEDGCIAIACPITGDWVAMTNHTWAFSIAEMKKNLGFAHLEIINDFTAVSMAIPMLKPEHLIQFGGAEPVEGKPIAVYGAGTGLGVSHLVHVAQRWVSLPGEGGHVDFAPNSEEEGIILEELRAEIGHVSAERVLSGPGLVNLYRAIVKSDGRLPENLQPKDVTERALADSCIDCRRALSLFCVIMGRFGGNLALTLGTFGGVYIAGGIVPRFLEFFKASGFRGGFEDKGRFRSYVQDIPVYLIVHDNPGLLGSGAHLRQVLGQIL; encoded by the coding sequence ATGACAAAGTATGCTTTGGTAGGTGATGTGGGCGGCACGAACGCGCGCCTCGCATTGTGCGATGTTAATAGCGGTGAGATTTCGCGGGCGAAAACCTACTCAGGACTGGATTATCCAAGCCTTGAGGCCGTTGTCCGCGTCTATCTGGAAGAGCATCAGGTGAGCGTTGAAGACGGCTGCATCGCGATAGCCTGCCCGATAACCGGCGACTGGGTTGCCATGACCAACCATACCTGGGCATTCTCTATCGCCGAGATGAAAAAAAACCTCGGCTTTGCGCATCTTGAAATCATCAATGACTTCACCGCGGTGTCCATGGCGATCCCGATGCTGAAGCCTGAGCATCTGATCCAGTTTGGCGGCGCTGAACCGGTCGAAGGCAAGCCGATTGCGGTCTACGGGGCCGGTACCGGTCTGGGCGTGTCGCATCTGGTGCACGTTGCTCAGCGCTGGGTAAGCCTGCCGGGTGAAGGCGGCCACGTAGACTTTGCGCCAAACAGTGAAGAAGAGGGCATTATCCTCGAAGAGTTACGCGCGGAGATCGGCCACGTCTCCGCCGAGCGCGTCCTTTCAGGTCCGGGGCTGGTGAACCTGTATCGGGCGATTGTGAAGTCAGACGGTCGTCTGCCGGAAAACCTGCAGCCGAAAGACGTCACCGAACGCGCGCTGGCGGACAGCTGCATTGACTGCCGTCGTGCCCTGTCGCTATTCTGTGTGATTATGGGACGCTTTGGCGGCAACCTGGCGCTGACGCTGGGCACCTTCGGAGGCGTTTATATCGCGGGCGGAATTGTGCCGCGCTTCCTGGAGTTCTTTAAAGCCTCCGGCTTCCGCGGCGGGTTTGAAGATAAAGGGCGTTTCAGAAGCTACGTGCAGGACATTCCGGTTTATCTGATCGTGCATGACAACCCAGGACTGCTGGGTTCCGGGGCCCATCTGCGTCAGGTTCTCGGTCAAATCCTGTGA